In Priestia megaterium NBRC 15308 = ATCC 14581, the following proteins share a genomic window:
- the glpK gene encoding glycerol kinase GlpK, with protein MEKFILSLDQGTTSSRAMLFNKKGEVVHVAQKEFTQYFPKPGWVEHNASEIWGSILAVIASCLSESGVHADQIEGIGITNQRETAVVWEKATGKPVYNAIVWQSRQTSGICEELKAKGLNDTFRDKTGLLIDAYFSGTKVKWILDNVEGAREKAENGELLFGTIDTWLIWKLSGGKAHVTDYSNASRTLMFNIYDLKWDDELLDILGVPKSMLPEVKPSSEVYAHTVDYHFFGKNIPIAGAAGDQQAALFGQACYEKGMAKNTYGTGCFMLMNTGEKAVKSDHGLLTTLAWGINGKVEYALEGSIFVAGSAIQWLRDGLRMFKNAAETENYATRVESTDGVYIVPAFVGLGTPYWDSDVRGAMFGLTRGTKKEHFIRATLESLAYQTRDVLSAMEADSGITLKTLRVDGGAVKNNFLMQFQSDVLNVPVERPQVNETTALGAAYLAGLAVGYWKDCDEIAQQWNMEKSFEPNMEEEKREELYSGWKKAVHATMAFK; from the coding sequence ATGGAAAAATTTATTTTATCTTTAGACCAAGGAACAACAAGCTCACGAGCAATGTTATTTAATAAAAAAGGTGAAGTTGTACATGTAGCTCAAAAAGAGTTTACACAGTACTTTCCAAAACCAGGTTGGGTAGAGCATAATGCAAGTGAAATTTGGGGTTCTATCCTAGCAGTTATCGCATCTTGTTTATCTGAGTCAGGTGTTCATGCGGATCAAATCGAAGGAATTGGGATTACCAATCAGCGTGAAACAGCAGTAGTATGGGAAAAAGCAACAGGGAAGCCGGTGTACAACGCAATTGTATGGCAGTCTAGACAAACGTCTGGTATTTGTGAAGAATTAAAAGCAAAAGGATTAAATGATACGTTCCGCGACAAAACGGGATTATTAATTGATGCATACTTCTCTGGAACAAAAGTGAAGTGGATTTTAGATAACGTAGAAGGTGCACGTGAAAAAGCAGAAAACGGTGAATTGTTATTCGGAACAATTGATACATGGTTAATTTGGAAGCTATCAGGCGGAAAGGCGCATGTAACGGATTACTCAAACGCATCCCGCACGCTTATGTTCAATATCTACGATTTAAAATGGGATGATGAACTGCTAGATATCTTAGGGGTACCGAAATCCATGCTTCCAGAAGTAAAGCCTTCTTCTGAAGTCTACGCTCATACAGTAGATTATCATTTCTTTGGTAAAAATATTCCAATTGCTGGAGCAGCAGGGGATCAGCAAGCCGCTTTATTTGGACAAGCGTGCTATGAAAAAGGAATGGCGAAAAACACGTATGGAACAGGCTGCTTTATGCTCATGAATACGGGTGAAAAAGCAGTTAAGTCCGATCACGGTTTGTTAACTACATTAGCATGGGGGATTAACGGCAAAGTAGAATATGCGCTTGAAGGCAGTATTTTTGTAGCAGGATCTGCTATTCAGTGGCTTCGCGACGGTTTAAGAATGTTTAAAAATGCGGCTGAAACTGAAAACTATGCAACGCGCGTAGAGTCTACAGACGGCGTATATATTGTGCCAGCTTTCGTAGGACTTGGAACGCCATATTGGGATAGCGATGTACGGGGGGCGATGTTTGGATTAACTCGCGGTACAAAAAAAGAACACTTTATTCGTGCAACGCTTGAATCATTAGCTTATCAAACAAGAGATGTATTAAGCGCGATGGAAGCGGACTCTGGAATTACATTAAAAACATTGCGTGTGGACGGAGGAGCAGTTAAGAATAATTTCTTAATGCAGTTCCAAAGTGATGTGTTAAACGTTCCGGTTGAGCGTCCTCAAGTGAATGAAACAACCGCTCTTGGGGCAGCATATTTAGCGGGTCTTGCGGTCGGCTACTGGAAAGATTGCGATGAAATTGCGCAGCAGTGGAATATGGAAAAATCTTTTGAACCAAATATGGAAGAAGAAAAGCGTGAAGAATTATATAGCGGCTGGAAAAAAGCCGTACATGCAACAATGGCTTTTAAATAA
- a CDS encoding glycerol-3-phosphate dehydrogenase/oxidase → MFSSQTRSNKLVDMTQNQYDLLVIGGGITGSGIALDATHRGMKTALVEMQDFAAGTSSRSTKLVHGGLRYLKQFEVKMVAEVGKERAIVYENGPHVTTPEWMLLPFHTGGTFGKFSTSIGLRVYDFLAGVKRSERRKMFSAEETLSREPLVKSKDLKGGGYYVEYKTDDARLTIEVAKEAAARGADLVNYTKVENFIYDKGKVVGAVVRDQLTNKEYNIYAKKIVNAAGPWVDTLREKDNSKKGKQLQLTKGIHLVIDQERFPLKQAIYFDTPDGRMVFAIPRDGKTYVGTTDTVYKEDARHPRMTVKDRQYVIDAINYMFPTVDITVDDVESSWAGVRPLIHEQGKDPSEISRKDEIWTSESGLITIAGGKLTGYRKMAEIVVNRVAEDFKAEGREFESCQTKHLPISGGNVGGSGGFPTFVEQKVKEGIKLGLSRDAAEKLVKRYGSNVDKVYRYMIERPDQLKNSDLPASVFLQIQYGIEEEMVSKPVDFFIRRTGALFFDINWVRSWKKQVIAHMAEELKWTPEQTKAYTDELEQHLHDAVVPVDEKVNRMTGIS, encoded by the coding sequence ATGTTTTCAAGTCAAACACGTTCGAATAAATTGGTAGACATGACACAAAATCAATATGATTTACTAGTAATTGGTGGGGGAATTACTGGGTCAGGTATTGCACTTGATGCGACTCATCGAGGCATGAAAACAGCATTAGTTGAAATGCAGGATTTCGCAGCAGGAACATCTAGTCGTTCAACGAAGCTTGTTCACGGCGGTCTACGCTATTTAAAACAGTTTGAAGTTAAAATGGTAGCCGAAGTTGGTAAAGAACGTGCCATCGTATATGAAAATGGCCCTCATGTAACGACTCCGGAGTGGATGCTGTTACCTTTCCATACGGGTGGAACATTCGGTAAATTCTCAACTTCAATTGGACTGCGCGTATATGATTTTTTAGCTGGTGTAAAACGCTCAGAGCGCCGCAAAATGTTTAGCGCAGAAGAAACTCTTAGCCGTGAGCCATTGGTGAAATCTAAAGATTTAAAAGGCGGCGGTTACTACGTTGAATATAAAACAGATGATGCACGTTTAACGATTGAAGTAGCTAAAGAAGCTGCAGCAAGAGGAGCAGACTTAGTCAATTACACAAAAGTGGAAAACTTCATCTACGATAAAGGAAAAGTAGTAGGGGCTGTTGTTCGTGATCAGCTTACGAATAAAGAATATAATATCTATGCGAAAAAAATCGTTAACGCTGCAGGTCCATGGGTGGACACGCTGCGTGAAAAAGATAATTCAAAAAAAGGCAAGCAGCTTCAATTAACAAAAGGGATTCACTTAGTTATTGATCAAGAGCGCTTTCCGTTAAAGCAAGCCATTTATTTTGATACACCTGATGGACGTATGGTATTTGCGATTCCGCGTGATGGAAAAACATACGTAGGCACAACGGACACGGTCTATAAAGAGGACGCTAGACATCCGCGTATGACTGTAAAAGACCGTCAATATGTTATTGATGCGATTAACTATATGTTCCCAACGGTTGATATTACAGTAGACGACGTAGAATCAAGCTGGGCGGGGGTTCGTCCACTTATTCACGAACAAGGAAAAGATCCTTCTGAAATCTCGCGTAAAGATGAAATCTGGACATCAGAATCAGGTTTAATTACAATCGCTGGAGGGAAATTAACTGGGTATCGTAAAATGGCTGAAATTGTCGTAAATCGTGTAGCTGAAGATTTTAAAGCAGAAGGACGCGAATTTGAAAGCTGTCAAACTAAACATTTACCGATTTCTGGAGGTAATGTAGGCGGTTCAGGTGGGTTCCCAACGTTTGTAGAGCAAAAAGTCAAAGAAGGCATCAAACTAGGGTTATCACGTGACGCTGCTGAAAAGCTTGTAAAACGCTATGGCTCAAACGTAGATAAAGTATACCGCTACATGATTGAACGTCCCGATCAGCTAAAAAACAGCGACCTTCCAGCTAGTGTATTTTTGCAAATTCAATATGGCATAGAAGAAGAAATGGTTTCAAAACCAGTGGACTTCTTCATTAGACGTACGGGCGCTTTATTCTTTGATATCAACTGGGTAAGAAGCTGGAAAAAACAAGTGATTGCTCATATGGCCGAAGAGTTAAAGTGGACGCCTGAGCAAACAAAAGCTTATACGGATGAATTAGAACAGCACCTTCATGACGCAGTTGTACCAGTAGATGAAAAAGTTAACCGTATGACAGGTATTTCATGA
- a CDS encoding phospho-sugar mutase, whose product MSWKETYTSWINYQNLDPELRQNLDAIKGDEKQLEDSFYKTLEFGTGGMRGEIGAGTNRMNTYTIRKASEGFAEYIKQAGEEAINQGVVIAYDSRHKSPEFAMEAAKTLASHGIKTYVFEELRPTPELSFAVRELNAFGGIVITASHNPPEYNGYKVYGPDGGQLPPKEADELVDFVNAVENELTLAVQSEAELKEKGLIEMIGSAIDEAYNEKLKTILINPELASETGKDLKVVFTPLHGTANKPVRNALQSIGYENVTVIEEQELPDPNFSTVKSPNPEEPAAFEYAVRKGKEIDADILIATDPDADRLGIAVKDPSGEYALLTGNQTGALLLHYLLSQKKEKGVLPANGVVLKTIVTSEIGAQIARSFGLQVVDTLTGFKFIGEKIKQYEQTGEYTFQFGYEESYGYLIGDFARDKDAVQAAILAVEACAYYKKQGMTLYEALQQVFTKYGFYREGLKSLTLKGKEGSEQIQHILATFRNEPPTDIAGLNVSVVEDYTLSERQHIKAGKVEEITLPKSNVLKYILEDGSWFCLRPSGTEPKVKFYFGVVSEDEATSIAHLEAVQTAVMGEVERVLDKVKTV is encoded by the coding sequence ATGAGTTGGAAAGAAACGTATACATCTTGGATTAATTATCAAAATTTAGATCCTGAATTACGTCAAAATTTAGACGCAATCAAAGGTGATGAAAAACAATTAGAAGATAGTTTTTACAAAACGTTGGAGTTTGGAACAGGCGGAATGCGTGGGGAAATTGGAGCGGGTACAAACCGTATGAATACGTATACAATCCGAAAAGCTTCCGAGGGCTTTGCTGAGTACATTAAACAAGCTGGCGAAGAAGCTATTAACCAAGGAGTAGTCATTGCGTATGATTCTCGCCACAAATCGCCTGAATTTGCAATGGAAGCAGCAAAAACATTAGCAAGTCACGGAATTAAAACGTATGTATTTGAAGAGCTAAGACCAACACCTGAACTTTCATTTGCAGTGCGTGAGTTAAACGCATTTGGAGGTATTGTTATTACAGCGAGCCACAATCCTCCTGAATATAACGGATACAAAGTATATGGCCCAGACGGTGGTCAGCTGCCGCCAAAAGAAGCTGATGAACTAGTTGACTTTGTAAATGCTGTGGAAAATGAACTTACATTAGCTGTTCAATCTGAAGCGGAGCTAAAAGAAAAAGGTCTTATTGAAATGATTGGTTCAGCGATTGACGAAGCATACAATGAGAAACTAAAAACGATTTTAATTAATCCAGAGCTAGCTTCTGAAACAGGTAAAGATTTAAAAGTGGTTTTTACACCTCTACATGGTACAGCTAATAAGCCAGTTCGCAACGCGCTTCAATCCATCGGTTACGAAAATGTCACGGTGATTGAAGAACAAGAACTTCCTGATCCAAATTTCTCGACGGTTAAATCTCCGAATCCTGAAGAACCGGCTGCATTTGAATATGCTGTTCGTAAAGGTAAAGAAATTGATGCAGATATCTTAATCGCAACGGATCCAGATGCAGACCGCTTAGGAATTGCTGTCAAAGATCCAAGCGGCGAATATGCGTTATTAACAGGAAACCAAACGGGTGCTTTATTGCTTCACTATTTGCTTTCTCAAAAGAAAGAAAAAGGCGTGCTGCCTGCTAATGGTGTTGTGTTAAAAACGATTGTAACGTCAGAAATTGGTGCACAAATTGCTCGTTCATTTGGACTGCAAGTTGTTGACACTCTAACAGGTTTTAAATTTATCGGTGAAAAAATTAAGCAATATGAGCAAACGGGCGAGTATACATTCCAATTCGGTTATGAAGAAAGCTACGGCTATTTAATTGGTGACTTTGCTCGTGACAAAGACGCTGTACAAGCAGCCATTCTAGCAGTAGAAGCTTGTGCTTATTATAAAAAGCAGGGCATGACGCTATATGAAGCGCTACAGCAAGTGTTTACTAAATATGGTTTCTATCGTGAAGGTCTGAAATCTTTAACGCTTAAAGGAAAAGAAGGATCTGAGCAAATTCAGCATATTTTGGCTACATTTAGAAATGAACCTCCAACTGACATTGCAGGATTAAATGTTTCGGTTGTAGAGGATTATACATTAAGTGAGCGTCAGCATATTAAAGCAGGAAAAGTAGAAGAAATTACATTACCAAAATCAAATGTATTAAAATATATCTTAGAAGACGGTTCTTGGTTTTGCCTTCGTCCGTCTGGTACAGAGCCAAAGGTGAAGTTCTATTTTGGCGTCGTTTCAGAAGATGAGGCAACAAGCATTGCTCATTTAGAAGCTGTACAAACAGCTGTAATGGGTGAAGTAGAACGTGTATTAGATAAAGTGAAAACGGTATAA
- a CDS encoding biotin transporter BioY: MSTNKRFRTLDLTLAGMFAALMAIGANITSWAPFLQVGGVPLSLQPFFVILAGLLLGSRMGSISMIVYVLIGIAGAPVFAQFKAGIGILFGSTGGFLLSYIIAAFITGKIMEMRGKPTFSIFLISSLVGIAVIYLIGTTYMYVAVNYWLEAPAMTYAAAWKIMSWFAVKDLIFTVLGAMLAPKIYKALRSSSYLSNTQSNKVS; encoded by the coding sequence ATGAGTACTAATAAAAGGTTTCGCACATTAGATTTAACGCTAGCCGGTATGTTTGCGGCTCTTATGGCTATTGGTGCAAACATTACTTCTTGGGCACCTTTTTTACAAGTAGGCGGCGTGCCTCTTTCACTTCAGCCTTTTTTTGTTATATTAGCAGGACTTTTACTTGGGAGCAGAATGGGTTCTATTTCGATGATTGTATACGTATTAATTGGCATTGCCGGCGCCCCGGTATTTGCTCAATTTAAAGCAGGAATTGGTATTTTATTTGGAAGCACCGGCGGCTTTTTGCTTTCTTATATCATAGCAGCATTTATCACAGGAAAAATTATGGAGATGCGCGGCAAGCCAACTTTTTCTATCTTTTTAATTTCATCACTAGTTGGTATTGCCGTTATTTATTTAATAGGTACTACGTATATGTATGTAGCGGTTAATTACTGGCTTGAAGCTCCTGCAATGACATATGCAGCCGCTTGGAAGATTATGTCGTGGTTTGCGGTAAAGGATCTTATTTTTACTGTTCTTGGGGCTATGCTTGCTCCGAAAATTTATAAAGCCCTACGATCTTCTTCGTATTTGTCAAATACGCAATCAAATAAAGTATCATAA
- a CDS encoding YhdB family protein, with the protein MDVIDYDRALYYTHRSQWDNLLILMVRTDDDFLSKKIEHFLHAYNFERNYRIIQEELYSLLRYIDHATEYSEHNPELLEESLY; encoded by the coding sequence ATGGATGTAATTGATTATGATCGAGCTTTATATTACACACACCGTTCACAATGGGATAACTTATTAATTTTAATGGTTCGAACAGACGACGATTTTCTTTCAAAAAAGATTGAACATTTTTTGCACGCCTACAATTTTGAACGAAACTACCGCATCATTCAAGAAGAGCTTTATTCTTTACTACGCTACATTGATCATGCAACGGAATATTCGGAGCACAACCCGGAGCTTCTGGAAGAATCATTGTACTAG
- a CDS encoding SpoVR family protein encodes MKEADYKQLYRAIDEITEIASGFGLDFYPMRYEICPADIIYTFGAYGMPTRFSHWSFGKQFYKMKLHYDLGLSKIYELVINSDPCYAFLLDSNALIQNKLIVAHVLAHCDFFKNNSRFANTKRDMVESMAATADRIKEYEVKHGKREVEKFLDAVLSIQEHIDPSLMRAKLSWSIDDVESSEEEIISPYDDLWNLDYKEKKKPKPPKSFKKFPPQPEKDILLFIEEYSPYLEDWQRDILTMMREEMLYFWPQLETKIMNEGWASFWHQRIIREMDLTSDEAIEFAKLNAGVVQPSKTGINPYYLGLKIFEDIEERYNNPTEDMIRRGVEPGSGREKMFEVREVESDISFIRNYLTKDLVMREDMYLFQKQGKDYKIVDKEWTEVRDQLVNMRVNGGFPYITVTNGDYLKNGELYLKHWYEGIELDVKYLEKVVPYVHQLWGRPVHLETIMEGKPIAFTYDGKTVHRKHL; translated from the coding sequence GTGAAAGAAGCAGATTATAAGCAATTATACCGTGCGATTGATGAAATTACGGAAATAGCTAGCGGTTTCGGCTTAGATTTTTATCCGATGCGCTATGAAATTTGCCCGGCAGATATTATTTATACGTTTGGTGCATATGGGATGCCAACTCGTTTTTCACATTGGAGCTTTGGAAAACAATTTTACAAAATGAAATTACACTACGATCTTGGATTGAGTAAAATTTATGAATTAGTTATCAATTCAGATCCTTGTTATGCATTTTTATTGGATTCCAATGCGCTTATTCAGAATAAATTAATTGTAGCTCACGTGTTAGCCCACTGTGACTTCTTTAAAAATAACAGCCGTTTTGCCAACACTAAACGGGATATGGTAGAAAGTATGGCAGCGACCGCTGATCGAATTAAAGAATACGAAGTAAAGCACGGTAAGCGTGAAGTAGAAAAATTTTTGGATGCTGTTCTATCGATTCAGGAACATATTGATCCGTCCCTTATGCGTGCCAAGCTTTCTTGGAGCATAGATGATGTAGAATCATCGGAAGAAGAAATCATTTCTCCTTACGATGATTTATGGAATTTGGATTATAAAGAAAAGAAAAAACCAAAACCTCCAAAGTCTTTTAAAAAATTTCCGCCTCAGCCTGAAAAAGACATCTTATTATTTATCGAAGAATACAGCCCTTATTTAGAGGATTGGCAGCGAGATATTTTAACGATGATGCGAGAAGAAATGCTTTATTTCTGGCCGCAGCTTGAAACAAAAATTATGAATGAAGGCTGGGCTTCTTTCTGGCATCAGCGCATTATTCGAGAAATGGACTTAACGAGTGATGAAGCGATAGAATTCGCCAAGCTAAATGCAGGGGTTGTGCAGCCGTCTAAGACGGGAATCAATCCATATTATTTAGGTTTAAAAATCTTTGAAGACATTGAAGAACGCTACAATAATCCAACAGAAGATATGATTCGCCGGGGCGTGGAGCCGGGTTCAGGAAGAGAGAAGATGTTTGAGGTACGTGAGGTTGAATCAGATATTTCCTTTATTCGCAATTACTTAACAAAAGATTTAGTCATGCGGGAGGATATGTACTTATTCCAAAAACAAGGAAAAGACTATAAAATCGTCGACAAAGAGTGGACAGAAGTTAGAGATCAGCTTGTTAATATGCGCGTAAACGGCGGATTTCCTTATATCACAGTAACCAATGGAGACTATTTAAAAAATGGCGAGCTCTATTTAAAACACTGGTATGAAGGAATTGAATTAGATGTCAAATACTTAGAAAAAGTGGTACCGTACGTTCATCAGCTTTGGGGCCGCCCCGTTCATTTAGAAACGATAATGGAAGGCAAGCCAATCGCCTTTACGTATGATGGAAAAACAGTGCATAGAAAACATTTGTAA
- a CDS encoding antibiotic biosynthesis monooxygenase family protein, which translates to MFVVNATFETEKKFEEQLKQKAKKNKIEIEAAKGNLSFECWKKDSADKVEYVFVSKWEDKQFFQAWISREEHVNEHKEANKKKTKACTEAMEIKKTLRFYEAVEEDILS; encoded by the coding sequence ATGTTTGTTGTAAACGCAACTTTTGAAACAGAAAAGAAATTTGAAGAACAGCTCAAGCAAAAAGCTAAGAAAAACAAAATAGAAATTGAGGCAGCCAAAGGAAATTTATCGTTCGAATGCTGGAAAAAAGATTCCGCAGATAAAGTTGAATATGTCTTTGTATCCAAGTGGGAAGACAAGCAGTTCTTTCAAGCGTGGATCTCAAGAGAAGAACATGTGAACGAACATAAAGAAGCGAATAAAAAGAAAACGAAAGCATGTACTGAAGCTATGGAAATCAAGAAAACGCTGCGCTTTTATGAGGCGGTAGAAGAGGACATTCTTTCCTAA
- a CDS encoding Rrf2 family transcriptional regulator, whose product MKISSRFTVAVHILSLIKLDSSHPSTSEWIASSVNTNPVVIRRVIGMLKKAGLVGVKAGAGGAYLLKDLEEITLLDVYRAVAAVEEGELFQMHENPNVECPVGANIQSVLELILKRSQDAMEQVLADVTMKELVTDLIVKIDA is encoded by the coding sequence ATGAAAATTAGCAGTCGATTCACCGTGGCCGTTCACATACTATCTTTAATTAAATTAGATAGCAGTCATCCTAGTACTTCAGAGTGGATTGCTAGCAGTGTAAATACAAATCCTGTTGTTATAAGACGAGTAATTGGGATGTTAAAGAAAGCTGGACTCGTGGGTGTAAAAGCCGGAGCTGGCGGAGCTTATCTATTGAAAGATCTAGAGGAGATAACGTTGTTAGACGTTTATCGAGCGGTGGCGGCAGTGGAAGAAGGAGAATTGTTTCAAATGCATGAAAATCCGAATGTGGAGTGTCCTGTAGGAGCCAATATTCAAAGTGTCCTTGAATTGATTTTAAAACGTTCTCAAGATGCCATGGAACAAGTCTTAGCTGATGTGACCATGAAAGAATTAGTGACGGATTTAATAGTAAAAATAGATGCATAA
- a CDS encoding NADPH:quinone oxidoreductase family protein: protein MEQSFSALIVDKKSEDQVEASVQKLTLNDLPEGDVLIRVHYSGVNYKDSLASIANGNIVTSYPFVPGIDLAGVVVSSDSPDFKEGDHVIATSYDIGVSHFGGYSEYARIRSEWIVPLPENLTLKEAMIIGTAGFTAALSVHRLEENHTSPSNGSVLVTGATGGVGSFAVAILSKLGYTVEASTGKSSEAAYLKKLGASSIVAREDVFNGKLKALGKQKWAAAVDPVGGEPLASVLSQIQYGGSVAVSGLTAGGKVPTTVFPFILRGINLLGIDSVYCPMPTRKEIWNRLANDFKPESFEPFIQQEISLQQLPEVLPTLLKEQARGRTIVKL from the coding sequence ATGGAGCAATCATTTTCAGCATTAATAGTAGATAAAAAAAGTGAAGACCAAGTGGAGGCGTCCGTCCAAAAACTGACGCTAAACGATTTGCCAGAAGGCGATGTACTTATTCGCGTTCATTATTCAGGAGTGAATTATAAAGATAGCTTAGCCAGCATCGCAAACGGCAATATTGTGACAAGCTACCCATTTGTCCCAGGAATCGACCTAGCAGGCGTCGTTGTATCTTCTGACAGCCCTGATTTTAAAGAAGGTGATCATGTCATCGCAACAAGCTATGACATTGGCGTATCACACTTTGGAGGCTATAGTGAGTATGCGCGCATACGCAGCGAATGGATTGTCCCTCTCCCTGAAAATTTAACGTTAAAAGAAGCAATGATTATCGGAACAGCTGGCTTTACAGCTGCTTTATCTGTGCATCGCTTAGAGGAAAACCATACTAGTCCATCTAATGGCTCTGTGCTTGTAACAGGCGCTACGGGAGGTGTAGGAAGCTTTGCGGTTGCCATTCTTTCAAAATTAGGCTACACAGTGGAAGCAAGTACGGGAAAAAGCTCGGAAGCAGCTTATTTGAAAAAGCTTGGCGCTTCCTCTATTGTAGCGCGTGAAGACGTTTTTAACGGCAAATTAAAAGCATTAGGCAAGCAAAAATGGGCCGCTGCGGTGGATCCTGTAGGCGGAGAGCCTCTAGCTTCTGTTCTCAGTCAAATTCAGTACGGAGGCTCTGTAGCTGTCAGCGGGCTAACAGCTGGAGGCAAAGTGCCAACAACCGTCTTTCCCTTCATTTTAAGAGGGATTAATTTATTAGGTATCGATTCTGTTTACTGTCCAATGCCTACTCGAAAAGAGATTTGGAATAGACTCGCTAATGACTTTAAGCCTGAAAGCTTCGAACCTTTCATTCAGCAGGAAATTTCACTACAACAGCTCCCTGAGGTACTTCCGACTTTATTAAAAGAACAAGCTCGGGGACGAACAATTGTGAAGCTATAA
- a CDS encoding nucleoside hydrolase, whose translation MSTNVYFNHDAGIDDLVSLFLLLQMDDVKVTGVSVIPADGYLEPGISASQKIIDRFGSYDIEVAKSTSRGMNPFPKEWRMHTFYVDALPILNEKGEVQTKISQLPAHDHLIETLQHTAGKTTLLFTGPLTDLARALEKMPEIEEKIDKLVWMGGTFQEVGNVQEPEHDGTAEWNAFWDPEAVAKVWESKIKIEMVALESTNQVPLTPAIRQMWASLRRYEGVDFVGQCYAACPPLVHIETNSTYYLWDVLTTAFTGNSTLVKVKTVSSIVHTETPSQGRTEISEEGRPVDVVYDVTAESFFTYITDLMKKAVAK comes from the coding sequence ATGAGCACGAATGTATATTTTAACCATGATGCAGGCATCGATGATTTAGTATCGCTTTTTTTACTGCTGCAAATGGATGATGTAAAAGTAACGGGAGTATCTGTCATTCCCGCTGACGGATATCTAGAGCCAGGTATCAGCGCAAGCCAAAAGATTATTGATCGTTTTGGAAGTTATGATATCGAGGTCGCTAAATCTACTTCACGCGGTATGAATCCATTTCCAAAGGAGTGGCGCATGCATACGTTTTATGTAGATGCACTGCCGATTTTAAATGAAAAAGGGGAAGTACAAACAAAAATAAGTCAGCTCCCTGCCCATGATCATTTAATCGAGACATTGCAGCACACAGCCGGGAAAACAACTTTATTGTTTACAGGACCGTTAACAGATTTAGCAAGAGCATTGGAAAAAATGCCGGAAATAGAAGAGAAAATTGACAAGTTAGTATGGATGGGCGGTACATTTCAAGAGGTAGGAAACGTGCAAGAGCCCGAACACGATGGAACGGCGGAGTGGAATGCTTTTTGGGATCCAGAAGCAGTAGCGAAAGTATGGGAAAGCAAAATTAAAATTGAGATGGTTGCTTTAGAAAGCACGAATCAAGTTCCTTTAACACCGGCTATTCGTCAAATGTGGGCTTCACTTCGAAGATATGAAGGAGTAGACTTTGTAGGGCAGTGCTACGCGGCCTGCCCGCCGCTTGTGCATATTGAAACCAATTCAACATATTATTTGTGGGATGTACTCACAACAGCATTTACAGGGAATTCAACGCTTGTGAAGGTGAAAACCGTTTCGAGTATTGTGCATACAGAAACACCAAGCCAAGGAAGAACAGAAATTTCTGAAGAAGGGCGACCTGTAGATGTCGTATATGATGTCACAGCTGAATCATTCTTTACGTACATTACAGATTTAATGAAAAAAGCAGTAGCCAAATAA
- a CDS encoding amino acid ABC transporter ATP-binding protein encodes MINIKNLHKSFGDLQVLKGIDLEVEQGKVIVLIGPSGSGKTTFLRCLNLLEIPTDGTIELDKKSMNFTKPVRKKDITSFRSLTGMVFQNYNLFPHKSALENVMEGPVIVKGVSTQEAEKRGKELLTRVGLGDKLDFYPFQLSGGQQQRVGIARAMAMDPKVMLFDEPTSALDPELVGDVLQAMKDLAKEGMTMVVVTHEMRFAREVADEVIFMDQGVIMERGTPDQIFSNPQQERTRQFLNMIH; translated from the coding sequence ATGATTAATATCAAAAATTTGCATAAATCATTCGGTGATTTGCAAGTATTAAAAGGGATTGATTTAGAAGTTGAACAGGGCAAGGTAATTGTATTAATCGGTCCTTCTGGATCGGGTAAAACTACTTTTTTACGTTGCTTAAACCTTTTAGAAATCCCAACAGACGGCACGATTGAACTTGATAAAAAAAGCATGAATTTCACCAAGCCTGTTCGTAAAAAAGACATTACTTCATTTCGAAGTCTAACAGGTATGGTCTTTCAAAACTATAACTTGTTTCCTCATAAAAGTGCGCTTGAAAATGTTATGGAAGGGCCTGTAATTGTAAAAGGTGTTTCCACTCAAGAAGCAGAAAAAAGAGGGAAAGAATTATTAACACGAGTTGGCTTAGGAGATAAGCTCGACTTTTATCCTTTCCAGCTGTCTGGCGGACAACAACAGCGTGTTGGCATCGCCAGAGCAATGGCGATGGACCCAAAAGTTATGCTGTTTGATGAGCCTACTTCAGCTCTTGATCCTGAGCTTGTAGGAGACGTTCTTCAAGCGATGAAAGACTTGGCAAAAGAAGGAATGACGATGGTGGTGGTAACTCATGAAATGCGCTTTGCCCGTGAAGTAGCAGATGAAGTTATTTTTATGGACCAAGGCGTCATTATGGAAAGAGGTACACCGGATCAAATATTTTCAAATCCTCAACAAGAGCGTACACGTCAATTTTTAAATATGATTCATTAA